In Candidatus Palauibacter scopulicola, the sequence GATCGACATCGAGCGGCGGATCAACGGGATCGAGGCCGTGGGCGCGCATCGCACGTCGATGCTGCAGGACCTCGACAAGGGCCGTCCCATGGAGATCGACGCCCTGGTCACGGCCGTCCAGGAGATGGGGCGCATGGTCGACGTCCCCACCCCCACCATCGACGTCGTCCTCGCCCTCGTCCGCCAGCGCGCCCGCGCCGCCGGCGCCTACCCGCCCGCCTGAACTCGACCCGGGATCGACGATCCCACTGGAGAACCACATGCAGGATCCACCGGACGGCTGGCCTCGGATCACGCCCGCGGTGTTCTACGACGATGCCGGAGCCGCGATCGACTGGCTTGCCGACGCGTTCGGGTTCGAGGTCCGGGAGCGGATCGAGAACGAGCAGGGGCAGGTCGTGCACTCGCAACTCGCCCTGAACGGCGGTCTCATCATGGTCGGACAGGCGGGGCTCACGCCGGGCCGGACCTACCCCCGATCCCCGCGGGCCGCGGATGGCGCGAACACGCAGTCGCTCATGGTCTACGTG encodes:
- a CDS encoding VOC family protein — translated: MQDPPDGWPRITPAVFYDDAGAAIDWLADAFGFEVRERIENEQGQVVHSQLALNGGLIMVGQAGLTPGRTYPRSPRAADGANTQSLMVYVDDADAHCERARAAGAAITTEPATQDYGEDYWSDRSYEVRDLEGHYWWFVQRLRG